The Corvus hawaiiensis isolate bCorHaw1 chromosome 10, bCorHaw1.pri.cur, whole genome shotgun sequence genome includes a window with the following:
- the TTC14 gene encoding LOW QUALITY PROTEIN: tetratricopeptide repeat protein 14 (The sequence of the model RefSeq protein was modified relative to this genomic sequence to represent the inferred CDS: substituted 2 bases at 2 genomic stop codons), which yields MDRELLRQALSHHGPALLSLLRAEQHDNPDFRGLLPPPGAAPEPPRGAPPAAWXGAPGQRPGGPXGAAGRDSPRSPSPRKERASIDTEIKRFIAKKADLLFVHSWKPNGPIEDTIEENEECYAVMPPLERFMEVPREERRELFFRDIERGDIVIGRITSIREFGFFMVLICLGSGVIREIADLEITALCPVRDVPPQSNHGDPLSYYQTGDLIRAALKDVDRYHEKLAVSLYSSALPPKLSSTKLGVITSDDFPLHYKRSLEVANTGETFEEVLHRSPGFANPSLVEYLAEKLGLSESNPPSLLRSLQIKNFSEEDFAPALRKKQSASWALKCVKAGVDYFKVGRHVEAMNEYNKALEIDPQNVEALVARGALYATKGSLNKAIGDFEIALENCPTHRNARKYLCQTLVERGGQLEEEEKLLNAESYYKKALSLDETFQEAEEALTKLRKHMQKSLEMREKQAAKEERQKAKKIETSAEKLRKLLKEEKRLKKKRKVSTSSSSSSSSSSSSSSSSSSSSSDSSSNVSVSSSSSSSDHKKRRKKHRHRSESARSSKKSSSRASSHYKDQNRKEEWYSPPADTSASFLNQSFEVEKLLERQDSVACPKMEVKEKDRPCSFSRTSGDDEDTFGGRSEDSRDSYSSSRNQPSHSKIEKYGKPERFFSSWRGSSGSYHKSDYKPRMHYYRRFERDGEWRREQFKRHGSGQDRYYMSPGSDYSGRSGGKYRSYSSSCSHEGDKGYDSDRHHKNESESKNRKRSYEETDKTKEPDEEMSLNGTEQAESSVKRNLPQNLVNIFNQIAEFEREKGSKQKKQ from the exons ATGGATCGGGAGCTGCTCCGACAGGCGCTGAGCCACCACGGCCCCGCGCTGCTGTCGCTGCTCCGCGCCGAGCAGCACGACAACCCCGACTTCCGCGggctgctgccgccgcccggggccgccccggagccgccccgcggggccccgccggccgcctGGTGAGGGGCGCCGGGGCAGCGGCCGGGCGGGCCGTGAGGGGCCGCGGGGCGCGACTCACCGCGTTCTCCTTCCCCCAGGAAAGAGAGGGCGAGCATCGACACCGAGATAAAGCGCTTCATCGCCAAGAAGGCGGATCTGCTGTTCGTGCACTCGTGGAAACCCAACGGGCCGATCGAGGACACGATCGAGGAGAATGAGG AGTGTTACGCTGTCATGCCACCCCTGGAGAGGTTCATGGAGGTgcccagggaggagaggagagagttGTTCTTCCGCGACATCGAGCGTGGCGATATCGTGATTGGGAGGATTACCTCTATCCGTGAATTTGGCTTTTTCATGGTGTTGATTTGTCTGGGAAGTGGTGTCATACGGGAAATTGCAGATTTGGAAATCACT GCCCTGTGTCCTGTGAGGGATGTGCCTCCTCAAAGCAACCATGGAGATCCTCTGTCTTACTATCAAACTGGAGACCTTATTCGAG CTGCGCTCAAGGACGTCGACCGTTACCACGAGAAGCTTGCAGTGTCGCTTTACAGCTCGGCTCTTCCACCCAAACTTTCCAGCACAAAACTGGGCGTGATCACTTCTGATGACTTCCCACTGCATTATAA GCGAAGCCTGGAAGTTGCCAACACAGGAGAGACATTCGAAGAGGTTTTGCATCGTTCGCCAGGATTTGCTAATCCATCATTAGTTGAATATTTAGCAGAAAAACTGGGACTAAGTGAGTCAAATCCACCGTCTTTGCTGAGAAGTCTTCAAAT TAAAAATTTCAGTGAAGAAGATTTTGCCCCTGCCTTGAGGAAAAAGCAGTCTGCATCTTGGGCCTTGAAATG TGTGAAGGCTGGGGTGGATTATTTTAAGGTTGGGCGCCACGTGGAAGCCATGAATGAGTACAACAAGGCTTTGGAAATTGATCCACAAAATGTTGAAGCTTTGGTAGCACGTGGAGCTCT ATATGCAACAAAAGGAAGTCTCAACAAAGCCATAGGGGATTTTGAAATTGCTTTAGAAAATTGTCCTACCCACAGAAATGCAAGGAAATACCTGTGTCAGACCCTTGTGGAAAGAGGCGGGCA GttggaagaggaagagaaactgCTAAATGCTGAAAGTTATTACAAAAAAGCCTTAAGCTTGGATGAGACTTTTCAGGAAGCAGAAGAGGCCTTAACAAAACTCCGTAAGCACATGCAG aaatctttggaAATGAGGGAGAAACAAGCTGCCaaagaagagagacagaaagcaaagaaaatagaaacaagCGCAGAAAAATTGCGTAAGctcttaaaagaagaaaaaag gttaaagaagaaaaggaaagtatCGAcgtcctcctcttcctcctcttcttcatcctcctcttcctcctcctcctcctcatcatcatcaAGTGATTCATCATCAAATGTATcagtttcttcttcctcctcttcctctgatcACAAGAAACGTAGGAAAAAGCATCGGCATAGATCTGAGTCTGCTCGCAGCTCCAAAAAAAGCTCATCTAGAGCTTCTTCCCATTATAAAGATCAGAATAGGAAAGAGGAGTGGTATTCCCCTCCTGCTGATACCTCTGCTTCCTTTCTTAACCAAAGTTTTGAagtggaaaagctgctggaaaggCAGGACAGCGTAGCGTGCCCAAAAATGGAGGTAAAAGAGAAAGACAGACCCTGTTCTTTTTCGAGGACTTCAGGTGATGATGAAGACACTTTTGGAGGTAGGTCTGAAGATTCAAGAGATTCTTACAGTAGCTCCAGAAATCAGCCAAGTCATagcaaaattgaaaaatatggtAAACCAGAGAGATTTTTCTCCAGTTGGAGGGGTTCTTCAGGTTCGTATCATAAGTCAGATTATAAACCCAGGATGCATTATTACAGGAGATTTGAAAGGGATGGAGAGTGGAGAAGAGAGCAGTTTAAGAGACATGGCTCAGGTCAAGACAGGTATTACATGTCCCCTGGGTCTGACTATTCTGGCAGGTCAGGGGGCAAGTACAGGTCATATTCTAGCAGCTGCTCACATGAAGGTGACAAAGGTTATGATAGTGACAGGCAccataaaaatgaaagtgaGTCTAAGAATAGAAAAAGAAGTTATGAAGAGACTGACAAAACAAAGGAACCAGATGAAGAAATGTCTTTAAATGGTACAGAACAAGCAGAAAGCAGTGTTAAAAGAAACCTGCCTCAGAACTTAGTTAACATATTCAATCAGATAGCTGAGTttgagagggaaaaaggaagtaAGCAGAAGAAACAGTGA